A genomic region of Oceaniferula marina contains the following coding sequences:
- a CDS encoding polysaccharide deacetylase family protein, whose amino-acid sequence MKKHPYFIIAMAAMTMLVACSAKDKAEVKTSPNKGYRTPSVHGPAMRNPDMSLSSDISGATGISYSRVRTSQPYIAMTFDDGPHPRNTPRLLDMLRERNIKATFYVIGRSVNQYPHIARRIVAEGHEIGNHTWSHPNLTKLSDASVRSELDRTRDAIVSACGVQPRTMRPPYGALRSSQRAWIYREYGYPTVLWDVDPEDWKRPGISVVRSRILSGTGNGSIVLAHDLHKSTVDAMPSTLDGLLRKGFKFVTVSQLLALNPPASTVPAAAVR is encoded by the coding sequence ATGAAAAAACATCCCTATTTTATTATCGCCATGGCGGCTATGACCATGCTGGTTGCGTGTTCAGCCAAGGACAAGGCAGAGGTGAAGACCTCACCTAACAAAGGCTACAGGACGCCGTCAGTGCATGGACCGGCGATGCGCAATCCGGATATGTCTCTGTCCAGTGATATATCAGGAGCTACAGGGATCAGTTATTCCCGAGTTCGGACGTCTCAGCCCTATATTGCCATGACTTTTGATGACGGGCCTCATCCTCGGAATACGCCAAGGTTGTTGGATATGCTGCGTGAGCGGAACATTAAGGCGACGTTTTATGTGATTGGCCGCAGTGTGAACCAGTATCCACACATTGCCCGGCGGATTGTGGCCGAAGGACACGAAATTGGTAATCATACTTGGTCGCACCCGAATTTGACGAAGCTGAGTGATGCTTCTGTCCGAAGTGAGTTGGACCGCACACGGGATGCGATTGTTTCCGCCTGTGGTGTGCAACCTCGAACGATGCGTCCTCCTTACGGGGCGTTGCGCTCAAGTCAGCGGGCTTGGATTTACCGAGAGTATGGGTATCCGACGGTTTTGTGGGACGTGGATCCTGAGGATTGGAAGCGTCCTGGAATTTCGGTCGTGCGCTCCCGTATCCTGAGTGGGACTGGCAATGGTTCCATTGTTCTCGCGCATGATCTGCACAAATCAACGGTGGATGCGATGCCGAGCACCTTGGATGGCTTACTGCGCAAGGGTTTTAAATTTGTGACGGTTTCGCAATTGTTGGCACTGAATCCCCCCGCATCGACGGTGCCAGCAGCTGCTGTCAGGTAA
- a CDS encoding DNA topoisomerase IV subunit B, with product MAAEYTEADIKSLDWKEHIRMRPGMYIGKLGNGTSSDDGIYILLKEAMDNSIDEYVMGYGRELRVDIDEESRVEVRDFGRGIPLGKLMDCAAKINTGAKYDSEAFKKSVGLNGVGIKAVNALSDFFEIQAWRDGQTKAIEFSKGEVVEEMKRPKKDAGENGTRLAFDVDRSIFPAKTRFHTGYVEKMCRYYSYLNPGLSIVFNGRKFKSKDGLLDLLKEEMDGEALYGPIHLSGKDIEIAFTHTADGGEEYYSFVNGQHTTQGGTHLAAFREAIVQVIRGFYKKQYHPSDIRNGLEAAVLVRVEEPVFESQTKTKLGSLTMTPEGETVRTFILNFLKEHLDNHLHKNPAEAEALQKRILAAERERKELSGVKKIARERARKAKVHNKKLRDCRAHFSSKHKRAAESTVFITEGDSASGSITKSRDVETQAVFSLRGKPLNSFAMKRNVVYENEEFNLLQHALDIEEGLETLRYNRVVIATDADVDGMHIRLLLLTFFLQFFPELVRDGHLYILQTPLFRVRNKKETRYCYDEDERLAALDALGKSAEITRFKGLGEISPDEFKFMIGPDMRLDPVRMEEGKGIKEMLAFYMGKNTPKRQEFIIKNLRDDVDAA from the coding sequence ATGGCCGCAGAATACACCGAAGCAGATATCAAGAGTCTCGATTGGAAAGAGCATATCCGGATGCGTCCGGGCATGTATATTGGTAAACTTGGCAATGGGACGAGCTCGGACGACGGGATTTATATTTTGTTGAAGGAGGCGATGGACAACTCGATTGACGAGTATGTGATGGGCTATGGTAGGGAGCTTCGAGTGGACATCGACGAAGAGAGTCGGGTTGAAGTCAGGGATTTTGGTCGTGGTATTCCCCTGGGGAAGTTGATGGATTGTGCTGCGAAGATTAATACCGGAGCGAAGTATGACAGTGAGGCCTTCAAGAAATCGGTGGGCTTGAACGGGGTGGGGATCAAGGCGGTGAACGCCTTGTCGGATTTTTTTGAAATTCAGGCCTGGCGTGACGGCCAGACCAAGGCGATTGAGTTTAGCAAAGGAGAGGTGGTCGAGGAGATGAAGCGGCCCAAGAAGGATGCGGGGGAGAACGGAACCCGCTTGGCCTTCGATGTCGATCGTTCGATTTTCCCTGCCAAAACCCGCTTTCATACCGGCTACGTGGAAAAAATGTGCCGCTACTACTCCTACCTGAACCCGGGGCTGTCGATTGTTTTCAACGGCCGTAAGTTCAAGTCGAAGGATGGCTTGCTCGACTTACTCAAGGAGGAAATGGATGGTGAGGCGCTTTACGGACCGATCCATCTGAGTGGCAAGGATATCGAAATTGCCTTTACACATACGGCAGACGGGGGAGAAGAATATTATAGTTTTGTCAACGGCCAGCACACGACCCAGGGGGGGACCCACTTGGCGGCATTCCGTGAAGCGATTGTGCAGGTCATCCGCGGTTTTTACAAAAAGCAGTATCATCCGTCCGATATTCGGAATGGCTTGGAGGCTGCGGTGTTGGTGCGGGTCGAGGAGCCTGTGTTTGAGAGTCAGACCAAAACCAAGTTGGGTAGTCTGACGATGACGCCGGAAGGGGAAACGGTGCGAACCTTCATCCTGAATTTCCTCAAGGAACATTTGGATAATCATCTGCATAAAAATCCGGCCGAAGCCGAAGCATTGCAGAAGCGGATCCTGGCCGCCGAGCGCGAGCGGAAAGAGCTTTCCGGGGTGAAGAAGATTGCAAGGGAACGAGCCCGCAAGGCGAAGGTGCACAACAAAAAGCTACGAGACTGTCGGGCGCATTTTTCCAGCAAGCACAAGAGGGCCGCTGAATCCACAGTGTTTATTACCGAGGGCGATAGTGCGAGCGGTTCCATTACGAAGAGTCGGGATGTGGAAACCCAGGCTGTATTTTCACTGCGTGGTAAACCTCTGAATTCCTTTGCGATGAAAAGGAACGTGGTTTACGAAAACGAGGAATTTAATTTGCTCCAGCATGCGCTCGATATCGAGGAGGGGCTTGAAACTTTGCGTTACAACAGGGTGGTGATTGCGACGGATGCCGATGTTGACGGCATGCATATCCGCCTGTTATTACTGACCTTCTTTTTACAGTTTTTCCCGGAATTGGTCAGGGACGGGCATCTTTACATTTTACAGACGCCTCTGTTCCGGGTGCGGAACAAAAAGGAAACGCGTTACTGTTACGATGAAGATGAGCGTTTGGCTGCGCTGGATGCGCTGGGGAAATCTGCCGAAATTACCCGATTCAAGGGGCTTGGTGAAATATCACCGGACGAATTCAAGTTTATGATTGGTCCGGACATGCGACTTGATCCTGTGCGTATGGAAGAGGGCAAGGGCATCAAGGAGATGCTGGCCTTTTACATGGGGAAAAACACACCCAAGCGGCAGGAGTTCATTATCAAGAATCTGCGTGATGACGTGGATGCTGCCTGA
- a CDS encoding GNAT family N-acetyltransferase, whose translation MSARFFGADVLSGSFLQEDLICVPMVVISPHDGGFTEIEQAVVAEGFRDHNSEHAAPEYAKKSQKWLVRDDQGVLVAALSVDVCWDWMYVDELWVSSELRGSGLGRRLMCAAEECARLQGLQGIWLWTQSWQAAGFYSRLGYQEFCRFPNFPKGHERIGFRSRFEPTHD comes from the coding sequence ATGAGCGCCCGTTTTTTTGGTGCGGATGTTTTATCTGGTTCTTTTTTGCAGGAAGATCTAATCTGCGTGCCTATGGTCGTTATTAGCCCACACGATGGAGGTTTTACGGAGATTGAGCAAGCGGTGGTGGCTGAAGGTTTTCGAGATCACAACTCGGAGCATGCAGCTCCAGAGTATGCAAAAAAATCACAGAAGTGGTTGGTCCGGGATGACCAGGGGGTGTTGGTGGCAGCTCTTTCGGTTGATGTCTGTTGGGATTGGATGTATGTTGATGAGCTTTGGGTGAGTTCGGAGTTGCGTGGTTCTGGTTTGGGAAGACGGTTGATGTGCGCGGCAGAGGAATGTGCCAGATTGCAGGGCTTGCAGGGTATTTGGCTCTGGACCCAGAGTTGGCAAGCGGCAGGGTTCTACTCCCGATTGGGATACCAGGAATTTTGTCGGTTCCCCAATTTTCCGAAAGGGCACGAGAGGATTGGTTTTCGAAGTCGGTTTGAACCGACTCATGATTGA
- a CDS encoding homocysteine S-methyltransferase family protein, with translation MIAELLKQTPRILAECAVAERLRRLPDVELHPTLFNTPLIYGPENARDAMTAIYREYLEVARNANLPLILTAPTWRLDASRVAQAQVPRTINRDAVTYIENIRSSAPPTQTPVIIGALVGPQNDCYQPSQSPDAAAAERFHTPQIQELASTRIDLLLAQTLPSTTEALGMARALSESGKDYLLSFCIGADGNVLDGTPLPVAMASIDQSLKSPPVGYFVNCTHPRFLLDAYQPGELDRLIGIQANGSSKDVTQLDHSSQTQADPVSDWAQAMLDLHRLHQVQILGGCCGTTSEHLISLAQ, from the coding sequence GTGATTGCCGAGCTCCTAAAACAAACACCACGCATTCTCGCCGAATGTGCCGTAGCCGAGCGCCTGCGCCGCCTACCAGACGTCGAACTCCACCCGACGCTCTTCAATACTCCGCTGATCTACGGTCCAGAGAACGCACGCGATGCCATGACGGCAATCTATCGGGAATACCTCGAGGTGGCAAGAAACGCAAACCTACCCCTCATCCTGACGGCGCCGACCTGGCGACTCGACGCGTCAAGGGTCGCCCAAGCCCAAGTTCCCCGAACCATCAATCGCGATGCGGTCACCTACATTGAAAACATCCGATCCTCAGCGCCACCAACGCAAACTCCGGTAATCATCGGAGCTCTGGTCGGGCCACAAAACGATTGCTACCAACCCAGCCAGTCACCCGATGCTGCGGCTGCGGAGCGATTTCATACGCCTCAAATTCAAGAACTTGCATCGACCAGAATCGATCTACTGCTTGCCCAGACCCTGCCATCCACCACAGAGGCACTGGGCATGGCAAGGGCTCTGTCAGAGAGCGGCAAGGATTACCTCCTCAGTTTTTGTATTGGAGCCGACGGCAACGTGCTCGATGGCACGCCTCTACCGGTGGCCATGGCTTCCATCGATCAATCACTCAAATCGCCCCCAGTGGGCTATTTCGTCAACTGCACGCACCCTCGCTTCTTGTTGGATGCCTACCAGCCCGGCGAGCTTGACCGTCTGATCGGTATTCAGGCCAACGGATCCTCCAAAGACGTCACACAGCTCGACCATTCCAGCCAAACCCAAGCAGACCCGGTCAGCGACTGGGCCCAAGCCATGCTTGATCTTCACCGACTCCATCAAGTGCAGATCCTAGGAGGTTGCTGCGGCACCACAAGCGAGCACCTGATCTCACTAGCCCAATAA
- the mutS gene encoding DNA mismatch repair protein MutS gives MAGAKGSKSTKEKKLTPMMAQYQTMRRSLPEDILLFYRLGDFYEMFFEDAKTASTLLNVALTKRNGIPMCGVPHHAAQGYIAKLIQQGKRVAIAEQTSDPQPGKIVEREIAQIISAGTVSDMTLLDDTRHNYVAAVYQVGKAIGLACADHSTGEFTVAEFDHKDALQDEIQRLAPRELIIADDQINQFGHLRSCLPYDGYAFLTDQSRHALCDHFKVQSLRGFGCDDMPAAISAAGAILHYLAFQLRRSCDHLRQISVRSESNHVLIDASSQRNLDLVDSPTGRQHSLLGALDRTATPMGARKLRDWILHPLRDITTLNARQDVISSFLNEPFLLGQCRESLKGIRDIERTTSRLSQNSGNARDLQSLCVSLQKIPDLKSHLEALNQESQTPNLQSQILENLHEFKELVQVLESALTDEPPAGTKDGGIIRDGFLAELDELRSASGDGKQWLAQMQETERKRTGIDTLKIKFNNVFGYFLEVTKAKAHLVPDDYQRKQTMTNAERYITPELKEMENKILGADERAKQIEYEEFVKLRQAVAEEIDRLQQCSDALATLDVLLGLTELAQLHQHSRPFLDESRDLIISNGRHPVLEQTLVDEKFVPNDSIMEEDTSRVILLTGPNMAGKSTYIRQVALITLMAQIGAYVPAEQARIGIVDRIFCRVGASDDLTSGQSTFMVEMNETALIINNATEHSLVILDEIGRGTATFDGLSIAWSVAEHLHDQIKARTLFATHYHELTDLARSRDAVENYNVAVREWNDDIIFLRKILPGTADKSYGIQVARLAGLPPAIIDRAKDILSHLELNSTRPEAKGKPKAKNTRSKSKTMPDAHSPQMNLFD, from the coding sequence ATGGCAGGAGCGAAAGGAAGCAAATCAACAAAAGAGAAAAAACTCACCCCCATGATGGCGCAGTATCAGACGATGCGCCGCTCCCTCCCCGAGGACATCCTGCTTTTTTATCGTCTGGGCGATTTTTACGAGATGTTTTTTGAGGACGCCAAAACGGCCTCCACTCTGCTTAACGTCGCGCTGACCAAACGCAACGGCATCCCGATGTGTGGGGTCCCCCACCACGCGGCTCAAGGGTATATTGCCAAACTCATCCAGCAAGGAAAGCGAGTAGCCATCGCCGAACAGACCTCGGACCCGCAACCAGGGAAAATAGTCGAACGCGAAATCGCACAGATTATTTCTGCCGGCACGGTCAGTGACATGACCCTGCTCGACGACACCCGCCACAACTACGTCGCCGCCGTTTACCAAGTGGGTAAGGCGATCGGGTTGGCCTGCGCCGACCACTCGACCGGTGAGTTTACCGTTGCCGAATTCGACCACAAAGACGCCCTGCAAGATGAAATCCAACGTCTGGCACCACGCGAATTGATCATTGCCGACGACCAAATCAACCAGTTTGGGCACCTTCGCTCCTGCCTTCCCTACGACGGCTACGCCTTTCTCACCGACCAGTCACGCCATGCCCTCTGCGATCATTTCAAGGTCCAGTCTCTGCGGGGCTTTGGCTGTGACGACATGCCGGCCGCCATCTCTGCCGCTGGAGCCATCCTGCATTATCTGGCATTCCAACTCCGCCGCTCCTGCGACCACCTTCGCCAGATCTCGGTTCGCAGCGAGAGCAACCACGTTCTGATCGATGCCTCATCGCAACGGAATCTGGATTTGGTTGATTCTCCAACCGGACGCCAGCACTCGCTGCTGGGTGCGCTCGACCGCACCGCCACCCCGATGGGGGCGCGCAAACTACGCGACTGGATTCTGCATCCACTGCGTGACATCACCACCCTGAACGCCCGTCAGGATGTCATCAGTTCCTTTCTCAACGAACCCTTCCTACTCGGTCAATGCCGGGAAAGCCTGAAAGGCATCCGTGACATCGAACGTACAACATCGCGCCTCTCCCAAAACTCGGGCAATGCCCGCGACCTGCAATCACTCTGCGTCTCGCTCCAAAAAATCCCGGATCTCAAAAGCCACCTGGAAGCGCTCAATCAAGAATCACAAACCCCGAATCTCCAATCACAAATCCTCGAGAACCTGCACGAGTTCAAAGAGCTTGTGCAGGTTCTCGAGAGTGCGCTCACGGACGAACCTCCAGCTGGAACCAAAGACGGAGGGATTATCCGGGATGGTTTTCTCGCTGAACTCGACGAACTGCGCTCGGCCTCCGGCGATGGCAAACAATGGCTCGCGCAAATGCAGGAAACCGAGCGAAAGCGCACCGGCATCGACACCCTGAAAATCAAATTCAATAACGTCTTTGGCTATTTCCTCGAGGTCACCAAAGCCAAAGCCCACCTCGTGCCCGACGACTACCAGAGGAAACAAACGATGACCAATGCCGAGCGCTACATCACGCCGGAACTCAAGGAGATGGAAAATAAAATCCTGGGGGCCGACGAACGGGCAAAACAAATCGAATACGAAGAGTTTGTCAAACTGCGTCAGGCCGTGGCAGAAGAAATCGACCGACTCCAACAATGCTCTGACGCTCTGGCCACGCTTGATGTGCTGCTTGGGCTAACCGAACTTGCCCAGCTGCACCAGCACTCCCGCCCGTTCCTCGACGAGTCACGTGATCTGATCATCAGCAACGGCCGCCACCCTGTGCTCGAACAAACGCTGGTCGATGAGAAATTTGTCCCTAACGACAGCATCATGGAAGAGGACACCTCCCGGGTGATTCTCCTCACCGGCCCCAACATGGCCGGTAAATCCACCTATATTCGTCAGGTTGCACTGATCACTCTGATGGCGCAGATCGGAGCCTACGTTCCGGCAGAACAAGCAAGAATCGGGATCGTCGACCGCATTTTCTGTCGAGTCGGTGCCTCTGATGACCTGACCAGTGGACAATCCACTTTCATGGTCGAGATGAATGAGACCGCACTGATCATCAACAACGCAACCGAGCACTCGCTGGTGATTCTGGATGAAATTGGCCGGGGCACCGCGACTTTTGACGGCCTATCCATTGCCTGGTCGGTAGCCGAACATCTACACGATCAGATCAAGGCACGCACCTTGTTTGCCACCCATTATCACGAACTCACCGACCTCGCCCGCAGCCGGGATGCGGTCGAAAACTACAATGTTGCGGTTCGGGAGTGGAATGACGACATCATCTTTCTGCGCAAAATCCTTCCCGGCACGGCAGATAAATCCTATGGTATTCAAGTAGCCAGACTGGCCGGACTACCACCTGCGATCATCGACCGGGCAAAGGACATTCTCAGCCACCTGGAACTGAACTCCACCCGCCCTGAAGCCAAGGGGAAACCGAAAGCGAAAAACACGCGGAGTAAATCCAAAACCATGCCCGATGCCCATTCCCCTCAAATGAATCTTTTTGACTAA
- a CDS encoding virulence RhuM family protein, giving the protein MFILYTTEDGNSQIQLRAENETVWLSQLEMAELFNATKQNISLHLKNIYADEELSQEATVKDSLTVQTEGSRKVQRSLTLYNLDAILAVGYRVRSPRGVQFRRWVSTVLKDYLLKGFVMDDERLKNPDGRPDHFDEMLERIRDIRASEKRFYQKVRDLFALSSDYDKTDLSTQQFFATVQNILIFAVAQKTAAELITERADPKDEHFGLLTWKGAKVRKQDVIVAKNYLREDEIDTLNRLVVIFLETAELRAKSRQETKMSYWQNNVAQIITSNGFALLENAGSVSHQQMLEQTSQQYLSFDQQRKHREAIESDQADEHELKALVDKIKRRK; this is encoded by the coding sequence ATGTTCATCCTCTACACCACCGAAGACGGCAATAGCCAAATTCAGCTCCGAGCGGAGAATGAGACGGTGTGGCTGAGTCAGCTCGAAATGGCGGAGCTTTTCAATGCCACCAAACAAAACATTTCCCTCCACCTGAAGAACATCTACGCTGATGAAGAATTAAGCCAAGAGGCAACTGTCAAGGATTCCTTGACAGTTCAAACTGAAGGAAGCCGCAAGGTTCAACGCTCCCTCACCCTCTACAACCTCGATGCCATCCTCGCGGTCGGCTATCGGGTCAGGTCCCCACGAGGCGTGCAGTTCCGTCGCTGGGTATCCACGGTGCTTAAGGACTACCTGCTGAAGGGCTTTGTCATGGATGATGAACGGCTCAAAAATCCAGATGGTCGCCCGGATCATTTCGATGAAATGCTCGAGCGCATCCGCGACATTCGGGCTTCAGAAAAACGCTTCTACCAAAAAGTCCGCGATCTCTTTGCTCTCAGCAGCGACTACGACAAAACCGACCTCAGTACTCAACAGTTTTTTGCCACCGTGCAGAACATTCTCATTTTTGCTGTTGCTCAGAAAACAGCAGCTGAACTTATCACTGAACGTGCGGACCCAAAAGACGAACACTTTGGCCTGCTCACATGGAAAGGAGCCAAAGTGCGCAAACAGGACGTCATCGTCGCCAAGAACTACCTCAGAGAAGACGAAATCGACACTCTCAACCGCCTTGTCGTCATCTTCCTGGAAACGGCAGAGCTGCGGGCTAAAAGCCGCCAAGAAACCAAGATGAGCTACTGGCAAAATAATGTTGCCCAAATCATCACCAGCAATGGCTTTGCACTTCTCGAAAATGCTGGCTCTGTAAGCCATCAGCAAATGCTGGAGCAAACCTCACAACAGTATCTCTCTTTCGACCAACAGCGAAAGCACCGGGAAGCCATCGAATCGGATCAGGCTGATGAACATGAGCTCAAGGCTCTCGTAGATAAAATCAAACGACGAAAGTAG
- the murI gene encoding glutamate racemase, producing the protein MNAPIGILDSGLGGLSVLNEIRTLMPGEDVIYFGDSAWCPYGPRHPEEIQRRVIAITDVLIEQNCKLVVIACNSATISAVEALRATYPIPFVGMEPAVKPAATLTRSGTVGVLATEASLAGEKFHRLVHDHADGVRVITRPCPNFVQLVEQGELSGPRAKAIVEEETIPLLESGADVLVLGCTHYPFLKPLIEEVAGPNIHILDTGSAVAHRVLQLLHNRSRPDEGNTRYELLTTGSESTLRSLVPTLCPGLEPERIAHYDLSQ; encoded by the coding sequence ATGAACGCACCTATTGGCATCCTTGACTCAGGCCTAGGCGGGCTCTCTGTCCTCAATGAAATCAGGACGCTGATGCCCGGTGAAGACGTCATCTATTTTGGCGACAGTGCCTGGTGCCCTTACGGTCCACGCCACCCGGAAGAAATCCAGAGACGGGTCATCGCCATCACCGATGTCCTGATCGAGCAAAACTGTAAGCTCGTGGTCATCGCCTGCAACTCAGCGACCATTTCTGCGGTCGAAGCGCTGCGAGCCACCTACCCCATCCCCTTTGTTGGTATGGAGCCTGCGGTCAAACCCGCCGCAACCCTTACGCGCAGCGGCACCGTCGGAGTGCTTGCGACCGAAGCATCGCTGGCAGGAGAAAAATTCCACCGACTTGTCCACGACCACGCGGATGGCGTGAGGGTCATCACCCGCCCCTGCCCGAATTTCGTTCAACTCGTAGAACAAGGTGAGCTGAGTGGCCCGAGAGCCAAGGCCATTGTCGAAGAAGAAACCATTCCTTTGCTGGAGTCCGGCGCAGACGTGCTCGTGTTAGGCTGCACCCATTACCCTTTCCTCAAACCCTTGATTGAAGAAGTGGCCGGTCCCAACATCCACATTCTGGACACCGGATCCGCGGTGGCGCATCGTGTGCTGCAGTTGCTCCACAACCGCAGCCGTCCAGACGAAGGAAACACCCGCTATGAACTCCTAACAACAGGAAGCGAATCAACACTACGCTCACTCGTCCCCACCCTCTGCCCCGGACTCGAACCCGAACGCATTGCTCATTATGATCTCTCACAATGA
- a CDS encoding 3-methyladenine DNA glycosylase, which produces MISHNETYLPLLQWQTIAKQHRERALRWTEPCRQRKSRRIKHPILDFLFVYYPFSPGRLEQWHPGLHVNLEPSSTLPQTLRGKHYQINEQGVSLNPTSLNDKEQTRLKRIHNLLTLTQQRKANYSCFGMHEWAMVYRGSDIRHRESVPLRLSQKEIDHIVESRPLCCSHFDAVRFFAPEALPLNKLKPTLEDREQFEQPACLHSNMDLYKWASKCMPWLGSELLWNCFQLALNARELDMRASAYDLDEYGYTPVPVETPDGRLEYERQQRKIAADAQPLRQQIIDTLATVLSLANNQVPPSRDKANNPAPDLTRFIHP; this is translated from the coding sequence ATGATCTCTCACAATGAGACCTATCTCCCCCTGTTACAGTGGCAAACCATTGCCAAACAGCACCGTGAGCGAGCTCTCCGCTGGACGGAACCATGCCGACAGCGGAAATCGCGTCGTATCAAACATCCGATTCTGGACTTTCTGTTTGTCTATTATCCGTTTTCCCCTGGGCGACTCGAGCAATGGCACCCTGGTCTTCACGTCAATTTAGAGCCCAGCTCAACGCTACCGCAGACATTACGGGGAAAACATTACCAAATAAACGAACAAGGGGTTTCACTCAACCCTACGAGTTTAAACGACAAGGAACAGACCAGGCTCAAGCGCATCCATAACCTGCTCACCCTCACTCAGCAACGCAAAGCCAATTACTCGTGCTTCGGTATGCACGAGTGGGCGATGGTTTACCGAGGCAGCGACATCCGGCATCGGGAATCGGTCCCCCTCAGGCTCAGCCAAAAGGAAATCGACCACATCGTCGAATCCAGGCCCTTGTGCTGCAGCCACTTCGATGCCGTGCGTTTTTTTGCACCGGAAGCCCTGCCGCTAAACAAGCTCAAGCCCACACTTGAAGACCGTGAGCAATTTGAACAACCAGCGTGCCTACACAGCAATATGGACCTCTACAAATGGGCATCCAAATGCATGCCCTGGCTGGGCAGCGAGCTCCTGTGGAATTGTTTTCAATTGGCTCTCAACGCGCGGGAACTCGATATGCGAGCCAGCGCCTACGACCTCGACGAATATGGATATACTCCCGTCCCGGTCGAAACCCCGGACGGCCGGCTGGAATACGAGCGACAACAACGCAAAATTGCAGCCGATGCCCAACCGCTGCGCCAGCAAATCATCGATACTCTAGCAACGGTCTTGAGCCTCGCTAACAATCAAGTCCCGCCCTCTCGCGACAAGGCAAACAATCCAGCCCCAGATCTAACCAGATTCATTCACCCATGA
- a CDS encoding cation diffusion facilitator family transporter produces MSHHEASNTSGKPKGGAVSKRGRKVTLTGLLINLLLGFLKISIGWVFGAKALVADGMHSFLDLFSDAAVLAAIHWSSRPEDETHHYGHHKFSSLAQFFIGWLILFLAVALVIAAFFHDSHLLPASNLSGVTVVVALISLVVKEGLFWWTRNVARQTHSDLLMANAWHHRTDSVSSFAVALTLCAVWIGGAEWRILDDIVSAVLGSYLAVEAGKIIWKSSADLLDAAPRKEIIDDLREHILTIPGAIAYHDFRVRKTGDYYEVNLHLQIKPELTVLQGHEIASEVKNSLQAAHPEVFSVLVHIEPATGRHLVERGISGGDDHTSSR; encoded by the coding sequence ATGAGCCACCACGAAGCATCCAACACCTCGGGCAAGCCAAAGGGCGGAGCCGTCAGCAAACGGGGTCGCAAGGTCACTCTGACCGGACTGTTGATCAATCTCCTGTTAGGATTCTTAAAGATATCGATTGGCTGGGTATTCGGAGCCAAGGCTCTAGTGGCCGATGGCATGCACAGCTTCCTTGATTTATTTTCCGACGCTGCGGTTTTGGCCGCCATCCACTGGTCGTCACGCCCGGAGGATGAAACCCACCACTACGGTCACCACAAGTTTTCCAGCCTGGCCCAGTTTTTTATTGGCTGGCTGATTCTCTTTTTGGCCGTGGCTTTGGTGATTGCCGCCTTTTTCCACGACTCTCACCTTCTCCCAGCATCGAACTTGAGCGGCGTCACGGTGGTGGTGGCCTTGATTTCACTGGTAGTCAAAGAAGGTCTGTTTTGGTGGACCCGCAACGTTGCCCGGCAAACCCATTCCGATTTATTGATGGCCAATGCCTGGCATCATCGAACCGATAGCGTCAGCTCCTTTGCGGTCGCCTTGACACTCTGCGCTGTCTGGATCGGTGGGGCCGAGTGGCGCATTCTGGATGACATCGTATCCGCCGTGCTGGGATCCTACCTCGCCGTCGAAGCCGGAAAAATCATCTGGAAAAGTTCCGCGGACCTACTGGATGCAGCGCCCCGTAAGGAAATCATTGACGACCTCAGAGAACACATCCTCACGATTCCCGGAGCCATTGCCTATCACGACTTCCGGGTGCGCAAGACCGGAGACTACTACGAGGTGAATCTCCACCTGCAAATCAAACCGGAGCTTACAGTTCTGCAAGGACACGAAATCGCTTCCGAAGTCAAAAATTCGCTGCAAGCCGCCCACCCCGAGGTGTTCAGCGTGCTGGTCCACATCGAGCCAGCCACCGGCCGCCATCTCGTGGAGCGCGGAATTTCAGGAGGAGATGACCACACCTCATCCCGATGA